From one Triticum urartu cultivar G1812 chromosome 3, Tu2.1, whole genome shotgun sequence genomic stretch:
- the LOC125545816 gene encoding uncharacterized protein LOC125545816: MDIWNRKPRRPEERKCRCDVYFRKEQLETEVARQEPRPWGRWRGPAARVEAREDRGESIRMERNRVGSYPESAAGMPPWTTGRPPPCIRLGGQGRSRSRGGSMRRGWHAALPIHGVACAHLPASEPERQPSTPWDLGWRLEGNIRRRDGDQKVHMREEHNKELLIGKQRRTQNTNVCKPGTTNMQRWTHACMHQPCSSTRIPAHTTGHAANISFSHETKSAHAVKPSFHMRQDKPMHLYRYSPREKRSTTSRKPPCIRVAQFAGVKKILKKPEKSNPYGTSLLSIWTKL; the protein is encoded by the exons ATGGACATATGGAACAG GAAACCACGCAGACCAGAGGAGAGGAAATGCAGATGCGATGTGTACTTTCGCAAGGAGCAACTTGAAACTGAAGTAGCGAGGCAGGAACCACGGCCGTGGGGCAGGTGGAGGGGACCTGCTGCCAGGGTCGAAGCTAGGGAAGACCGAGGGGAGTCGATTAGGATGGAGCGCAACAGGGTAGGAAGCTATCCAGAGTCAGCTGCAGGCATGCCACCTTGGACCACAGGGAGGCCACCACCGTGTATCCGCCTTGGAGGCCAGGGTCGGAGCCGGAGCCGAGGAGGATCCATGAGGAGAGGATGGCACGCGGCTCTCCCAATCCATGGTGTAGCCTGCGCGCACCTCCCAGCCAGCGAGCCGGAGCGGCAACCTAGCACGCCGTGGGATCTCGGGTGGAGGCTCGAGGGCAACATTAGGAGGAGAGATGGAGACCAAAAAGTACACATGAGAGAAGAACACAACAAGGAGCTACTTATAGGCAAGCAAAGAAGGACCCAGAACACAAACGTGTGCAAACCTGGAACTACAAACATGCAAAGGTGGACACATGCTTGCATGCATCAGCCATGCAGCAGCACACGTATACCAGCCCATACAACAGGCCATGCAGCTAATATTTCTTTTTCACATGAGACAAAATCAGCCCATGCGGTCAAACCATCTTTTCACATGAGACAAGATAAGCCCATGCACCTCTACAGGTATAGTCCAAGAGAGAAGAGATCAACCACTTCACGAAAGCCACCGTGCATACGTGTCGCTCAATTTGCAGGGGtaaaaaaaattctgaaaaaaccAGAAAAATCGAACCCTTATGGGACTAGTCTTCTTAGTATATGGACAAAATTATAA
- the LOC125549044 gene encoding uncharacterized protein LOC125549044 encodes MATMTNEEMGSPGSAPGLAQDAPTIIRIPLRAILDIVLAELGIPEAEYRREICDDNKICVTVLFDASTIKGAPAHMSISGTYSTDDEVAEDTAALKAIEYLETAANVVIRDYSYDKLKRLEEETERLMEQLEEANGAIPKLVRGWLLAVRCMSSFSHSLKLLLGKVSWMRL; translated from the exons ATGGCGACCATGACCAACGAAGAAATGGGGTCACCGGGTTCAGCACCAGGGCTTGCTCAG GATGCTCCGACGATCATCAGAATTCCCTTGAGAGCCATACTTGACATCGTGCTAGCAGAGCTGGGAATCCCAGAGGCCGAATACCGTCGCGAGATATGCGACGATAACAAGATCTGCGTCACCGTGCTTTTCGACGCCTCTACAATCAAAGGAGCCCCCGCCCATATGTCGATATCCGGAACATATTCCACGGACGATGAAGTGGCAGAGGACACAGCTGCTCTTAAAGCCATTGAGTACTTAGAAACTGCGGCCAATGTGGTGATCAGGGACTACAGTTACGACAAGCTGAAACGGCTCGAGGAAGAAACCGAGCGCCTGATGGAGCAGTTGGAAGAAGCAAATGGTGCCATACCCAAGCTTGTTAGGGGCTGGCTGCTTGCTGTCAGATGTATGAGTTCATTCTCTCATAGTCTTAAGCTACTCCTGGGCAAAGTATCATGGATGAGATTATGA